One window of the Capnocytophaga haemolytica genome contains the following:
- a CDS encoding Rossmann-like and DUF2520 domain-containing protein produces MILNISIIGAGNVAYHLVKALCKQAEVHLVQLYSRGETPKDFEHFPVERVHDFSLLRSVDICILAVKDDAIAEVSRQLPFSGGLVVHTSGNTPMEAIDPKHRRGVFYPLQSFSIGSSVDFKQIPICLEAEHKSDMESLLKPLAGLLSSKIYELNGYQRRMLHVAAVFANNFTNHLIALSEDICKENHIPFEILQPLISGTFERLEHLAPMKAQTGPARRNDTQTISEHLGLLSGERRKIYEIITDSIIKTYEREKL; encoded by the coding sequence ATGATACTAAATATCAGCATTATCGGAGCGGGAAATGTAGCTTATCACCTTGTAAAAGCACTGTGTAAGCAGGCTGAAGTACATCTGGTTCAGTTGTATAGCAGAGGCGAGACACCGAAGGACTTTGAGCATTTTCCCGTGGAAAGGGTACACGACTTTTCACTGTTGAGGTCTGTCGATATCTGTATCCTTGCTGTAAAGGACGATGCGATTGCTGAGGTATCGCGGCAACTGCCTTTTTCAGGAGGCTTGGTAGTGCACACCTCGGGCAATACGCCTATGGAAGCGATTGACCCTAAGCATAGGCGGGGAGTGTTCTATCCATTGCAGTCGTTCTCAATAGGCTCGTCGGTTGATTTTAAGCAGATCCCAATTTGCTTAGAGGCGGAACACAAGAGTGATATGGAGAGCCTGCTGAAGCCTTTGGCTGGGTTGCTTTCTTCTAAGATATACGAGCTAAATGGCTATCAACGGCGTATGCTGCACGTAGCGGCAGTGTTTGCTAATAATTTCACCAATCACCTTATCGCCCTCAGTGAGGATATTTGCAAGGAAAACCATATACCGTTTGAGATTTTGCAACCGCTTATCAGTGGTACTTTTGAGAGGCTGGAACACTTAGCCCCTATGAAGGCTCAGACAGGTCCTGCGAGGCGCAATGATACTCAAACGATCAGCGAACACTTAGGATTACTTTCGGGTGAGAGGCGAAAAATCTATGAGATAATTACAGATTCAATTATAAAAACGTATGAAAGAGAAAAATTATAA
- a CDS encoding NUDIX hydrolase translates to MNTIFKHCPNCTSTNVEFPNNVRFLCHDCGFTYFHNIAAAVAVIFRHDDKILFTVRNEDPDKGRLDLPGGFIDPNETAEEAACREVREEMGLTITPSQLHYIGSHPNNYPYKSIPYRTMDLFFECVLSDPNVHIVAPNEIKALQWIALNEINLEAIGFVSVRNTIAKLKG, encoded by the coding sequence ATGAATACCATTTTTAAGCACTGCCCTAACTGCACTTCTACCAATGTGGAATTCCCTAATAATGTGCGGTTTCTATGCCACGACTGCGGTTTTACGTACTTTCATAATATCGCTGCGGCAGTAGCTGTCATTTTTCGACACGACGACAAGATTTTATTTACTGTGCGCAATGAAGACCCTGATAAAGGGCGCCTTGACCTTCCTGGGGGGTTTATCGATCCTAATGAAACTGCTGAAGAGGCTGCTTGCCGTGAGGTACGTGAAGAAATGGGATTGACCATCACCCCTTCACAATTGCATTACATAGGCTCTCACCCTAATAACTACCCCTATAAATCAATACCTTACCGTACGATGGACTTGTTCTTCGAGTGTGTACTCAGCGACCCTAACGTGCATATCGTCGCTCCTAATGAAATCAAAGCGCTGCAATGGATCGCTCTCAATGAAATCAACTTAGAGGCTATCGGCTTTGTATCAGTGAGAAATACCATCGCAAAGTTAAAAGGGTAG
- the cysS gene encoding cysteine--tRNA ligase: MENKLKIFNSLTGEKEVFVPLHEGNVGMYVCGPTVYSNVHLGNVRTFMSFDFIYRTLRFLGYKVRYVRNITDAGHLTDDGDVNNDRFVKQSRLEKLEPMEIVQKYTVDFHKVLELFNMLPPTIEPTATGHILEQIQLTEKLLADGFAYESNGSVYFDVLEYNRRGLNYGELSRRNIEELFANTRDLDGQGEKRNPQDFALWKKASPAHIMRWASPWGDGFPGWHLECTVMSTKYLGEQFDIHGGGMDLKFPHHECEIAQGKAGHGQSPVRYWMHANMLTMNGQRMSKSTGNYILPMQLVSGDNSFFEKPFPPAVIRFCFMQAHYRSVLDISNEAMLAAEKGYNRLMEALKAVNTLTTDLEHPTGFSAAIDELKEKCYAALLDDFNAPMLIAHLFEAVKWIFAVKNGEDKFCISDLETLRSLMNSFVGEVLGLQDVASQEASGDTLDGVLQLLIRMRMEARANKDWALSDKIRDELLALGIQLKDGKDGTTYSLS; encoded by the coding sequence ATGGAAAATAAATTAAAGATATTCAATTCACTTACGGGTGAAAAGGAAGTGTTTGTGCCCTTGCACGAGGGCAATGTAGGGATGTATGTGTGTGGTCCTACGGTGTACAGCAATGTGCATCTGGGCAATGTGCGCACCTTTATGTCATTTGACTTTATTTATCGCACGCTGCGCTTTTTGGGTTATAAGGTGCGCTATGTGCGCAATATCACCGATGCGGGGCATCTTACTGATGATGGCGATGTGAATAACGACCGCTTTGTGAAGCAATCGCGCTTGGAGAAGCTTGAGCCTATGGAGATCGTGCAGAAGTACACGGTGGACTTTCACAAAGTGCTCGAACTCTTCAATATGCTGCCACCGACCATTGAGCCGACCGCCACAGGGCATATTTTGGAGCAAATACAACTCACTGAGAAGCTCCTCGCGGACGGCTTTGCTTACGAGAGCAACGGCTCGGTGTACTTTGACGTGCTGGAATACAACCGCCGAGGACTGAACTACGGGGAACTCTCGCGTCGTAATATCGAAGAGCTTTTTGCCAACACACGCGACCTTGACGGGCAAGGCGAGAAGCGCAATCCGCAGGACTTTGCGCTATGGAAGAAGGCCTCACCAGCGCACATTATGCGTTGGGCTTCGCCTTGGGGCGATGGTTTCCCTGGTTGGCATTTGGAGTGCACGGTAATGAGCACTAAGTACTTAGGCGAGCAGTTTGATATACACGGTGGCGGTATGGACTTGAAGTTCCCGCACCACGAGTGTGAGATAGCCCAAGGCAAGGCGGGACACGGACAGAGCCCTGTGCGCTATTGGATGCACGCTAATATGCTGACGATGAATGGGCAGCGTATGAGCAAGTCCACAGGCAACTATATATTGCCGATGCAGCTGGTGAGTGGCGACAATAGTTTCTTTGAAAAGCCTTTCCCACCCGCAGTGATACGCTTCTGCTTTATGCAAGCCCATTACCGTTCGGTGCTCGACATCTCCAATGAGGCGATGCTTGCTGCTGAGAAGGGCTATAATCGCCTTATGGAGGCACTTAAAGCAGTCAATACACTCACCACTGATTTGGAACACCCAACGGGCTTTTCGGCTGCCATTGATGAGCTGAAGGAAAAGTGCTATGCTGCCCTCTTGGACGACTTCAATGCGCCTATGCTCATTGCCCACCTCTTTGAGGCAGTGAAGTGGATTTTTGCAGTGAAGAATGGCGAGGATAAGTTCTGCATCAGCGATTTGGAGACGCTCCGCAGCCTAATGAATAGCTTTGTGGGAGAGGTGCTCGGTTTGCAGGATGTCGCCAGCCAAGAGGCCAGTGGCGACACCTTAGACGGGGTGCTGCAACTGCTGATCCGTATGCGTATGGAAGCCCGCGCGAATAAGGATTGGGCACTCTCGGACAAGATACGTGATGAGCTGCTTGCCCTTGGCATTCAGCTTAAAGACGGCAAGGACGGCACTACCTACAGCCTGAGTTAG
- a CDS encoding PIN domain-containing protein, with product MQTLITSIKTLIVDTNIVISALISPNQGIASILKNKSYLKFIAPIYLEKEVFIHWNKVLQYTKLNEIELFEEWMFYKKNIEFIEGKEISDDIKLKAYTMVKDIDIKDQPFIATHLATGFPIWSSDKKLVNQLRAKGFRNIFITTEELKMYLSQLRENKL from the coding sequence ATGCAAACTTTAATTACCAGCATAAAAACTTTAATTGTAGATACTAATATTGTTATTAGCGCTTTAATCTCACCTAATCAAGGAATTGCTTCTATATTAAAAAATAAATCTTATTTGAAGTTTATAGCTCCTATCTATTTAGAAAAGGAAGTATTCATTCATTGGAATAAAGTGCTGCAATATACTAAATTAAATGAAATAGAGCTCTTTGAAGAATGGATGTTTTATAAGAAGAATATTGAATTTATTGAAGGAAAAGAAATCTCGGATGATATTAAACTTAAAGCCTATACAATGGTTAAGGATATTGATATAAAAGATCAACCCTTTATAGCAACACATTTAGCTACAGGATTTCCAATATGGAGTTCTGACAAAAAATTAGTCAATCAGTTAAGAGCAAAAGGATTTCGAAATATTTTTATTACTACTGAAGAACTCAAAATGTACTTATCTCAGTTAAGAGAAAATAAACTATAA
- the mgtE gene encoding magnesium transporter: MQLQDKHPADIAEQLAQLNEKERNISFMMLPPDKKADVFAYFEPDLQADIAKSLANKELAEILNQMPPDDRTQLLENFPDQIIKESINLLNAQEKETALNLIGYPKDSIARLMTPNYIQARPEWTIEQVLTQIRRYAKKAETLTFIYIVDRQNRLIDDLHISQVLMADKQALVANLMDNSFVSIKTTLPIEESYEIFQKYDRSAMPIVTDNGTLVGIVTFDDILDKIKASDTEDIQKFGGMEELDLSYTQTPLLELVRKRAGWLIILFLSEMLTASAMGYFDGEIEKAVVLALFVPLIISSGGNSGSQAASLIIRAMALQELKLKDWWYVMKKEILSGILLGSILGVIGFLRILVWQQSGFYNYGQYWLSIGLTVSVSLIFIVLWGTLTGSLIPFILRKIGLDPATASAPFVATLVDVTGLIIYFTIAALFLAGKLL, encoded by the coding sequence ATGCAATTACAAGATAAACACCCTGCTGATATCGCTGAGCAATTAGCCCAACTCAACGAGAAAGAACGCAATATCTCCTTTATGATGCTTCCCCCCGATAAAAAGGCGGATGTATTTGCCTATTTCGAGCCTGATTTGCAAGCTGATATAGCCAAATCATTAGCCAATAAAGAGCTGGCAGAAATCCTCAACCAAATGCCTCCTGACGACCGCACTCAGCTCTTGGAGAACTTCCCCGATCAAATCATCAAAGAATCCATCAACCTGCTCAATGCTCAAGAAAAAGAGACGGCACTGAACCTGATCGGGTATCCCAAGGATAGCATTGCCCGCCTGATGACCCCCAACTACATACAGGCGCGCCCCGAGTGGACTATCGAGCAGGTGCTCACACAGATACGCCGTTATGCCAAGAAGGCTGAGACTCTTACCTTTATATATATTGTCGATAGGCAAAACAGGCTCATCGACGACCTACACATCAGTCAGGTGTTGATGGCTGATAAGCAAGCCCTCGTAGCCAACCTGATGGATAACTCCTTCGTCAGTATCAAAACTACCTTGCCTATTGAGGAAAGCTATGAAATCTTCCAGAAATACGACCGCTCGGCGATGCCTATCGTCACCGACAACGGCACGCTGGTGGGGATCGTCACCTTCGACGACATCCTCGACAAGATCAAAGCCAGTGACACTGAGGATATCCAGAAGTTCGGTGGGATGGAAGAACTCGACCTCTCTTACACCCAAACGCCACTACTGGAATTGGTTCGTAAGCGTGCTGGCTGGCTTATAATCCTGTTCCTCAGCGAAATGCTTACAGCCTCGGCGATGGGGTATTTCGACGGTGAAATCGAAAAAGCGGTTGTTTTAGCGCTATTTGTCCCCTTGATTATTTCCAGTGGAGGAAACTCAGGCTCACAAGCTGCTTCACTGATTATCCGCGCAATGGCGCTGCAAGAACTCAAGCTCAAGGACTGGTGGTATGTGATGAAGAAAGAAATCCTATCAGGGATCTTGCTCGGGAGTATCTTGGGGGTTATAGGCTTCTTGCGCATTCTTGTATGGCAGCAGAGCGGATTTTACAACTATGGGCAGTATTGGCTTTCTATTGGGCTTACAGTGTCCGTCTCACTGATCTTCATTGTCTTATGGGGTACACTCACAGGCTCGCTTATTCCCTTTATATTGCGTAAGATAGGCTTAGACCCTGCTACTGCCTCAGCGCCATTTGTGGCAACCTTAGTCGATGTAACAGGGTTGATTATCTATTTCACTATTGCAGCACTCTTTCTTGCTGGCAAACTTCTGTAA
- a CDS encoding glycosyltransferase family 2 protein, producing the protein MEVSIIIPLYNEEESLRELHDWITEVMKGYHFVYQIIFVDDGSTDGSWRVIKELSQENGRVQGIRFLQNYGKSQALNAGFQKARGEVVITMDADLQDSPEEIPDLFNMITKEGYDLVSGWKKKRYDSVLMKNLPSKLFNWAARRTSGLKLHDFNCGLKAYRKEVVKNIDVYGEMHRYIPVLAKNAGYKNITEKVVQHQARKYGQTKFGMSRFINGFLDLVTISFLSRFGKRPMHFFGALGVLMFFIGFAFAAYLGIDKLFIHPHHRLIANRPEFFLALITMVIGTQFFIAGFLGEMILRTKVKEKRYKIVETF; encoded by the coding sequence ATGGAAGTATCAATCATCATACCCCTCTACAACGAAGAGGAATCACTGCGCGAGCTCCACGATTGGATTACCGAAGTGATGAAGGGTTATCACTTTGTGTATCAGATTATTTTTGTAGACGATGGCAGCACCGATGGCTCGTGGCGCGTGATTAAGGAACTCTCGCAGGAGAACGGGCGCGTGCAGGGGATTCGCTTTTTGCAGAACTATGGCAAGTCGCAGGCACTCAATGCGGGTTTCCAAAAGGCGCGGGGCGAAGTGGTGATCACAATGGATGCCGACTTGCAGGATAGTCCCGAGGAGATCCCCGACCTCTTCAATATGATCACCAAAGAGGGCTATGATTTAGTCTCGGGATGGAAGAAGAAGCGTTACGACTCGGTGCTTATGAAGAATTTGCCCTCTAAACTCTTCAATTGGGCAGCGCGCCGCACTTCAGGGCTGAAGTTGCACGACTTCAACTGTGGGCTCAAGGCGTATCGCAAGGAGGTGGTGAAGAACATTGACGTCTATGGTGAGATGCACCGCTATATCCCCGTGCTGGCAAAGAATGCGGGCTATAAGAACATTACTGAGAAGGTGGTGCAACACCAAGCGCGCAAATACGGACAAACGAAGTTTGGTATGAGTCGCTTTATCAATGGCTTTCTCGATTTGGTAACCATCAGCTTCCTGTCGCGTTTTGGCAAGCGACCAATGCACTTTTTTGGCGCGTTGGGCGTGCTGATGTTCTTCATCGGCTTTGCTTTCGCGGCGTATCTGGGTATTGACAAGCTCTTTATCCACCCGCATCATCGCCTGATTGCCAACCGACCTGAGTTCTTCCTCGCGCTCATCACAATGGTGATCGGCACGCAGTTTTTTATTGCAGGCTTCTTGGGCGAGATGATACTGCGCACCAAGGTAAAAGAGAAGCGGTATAAGATTGTGGAGACGTTTTAA
- a CDS encoding pentapeptide repeat-containing protein → MKNITLYIDSTRSNKDTIFLRNLPDDGSLFEIIGIIRKIYKKKALIITRNVSFRGLTYATMSLRNIIFNFPVSFTDCIFFDNVSFENCIFKDKVDFSNSKFKKSASFAHSIFEKEADFTEADFGTKDKKNNASDVLQLGKASFLSNVSFHYCNFYTKVSFENTTFKALVDFHLSTFYEPEQFYWTDFANRAVFSNVTFKREVQFLYNKVDKDTYISFESSAFEKCLDISRANFTCNVNFWNISVKGEKELFRRGYFSKYYDDFGTLEVREGDKALSVYQKIRESYRIIKDNFYKNNDKINGLAFYKREMHLYQKELGGSARVKDSTVLFLNRISNNFGTNWLKAVAFTLLSGIITYGLVILSLYEKISWDSYGLKDIFKHFLEILNIAEWEVHPFGLALGVWGYLALFIGRIFIIYGYYQTIQAFRKFGKS, encoded by the coding sequence ATGAAGAATATCACATTATACATAGATAGTACAAGGTCGAACAAGGATACGATTTTCTTGCGCAATTTGCCCGACGATGGCAGTCTTTTTGAAATCATTGGGATTATCCGCAAGATATACAAGAAAAAGGCTTTGATCATCACCAGAAATGTCAGCTTCAGGGGGCTTACTTATGCTACTATGTCACTGCGAAATATCATATTTAATTTCCCAGTGAGCTTTACCGATTGTATTTTCTTCGACAACGTATCCTTTGAGAATTGTATTTTTAAAGATAAAGTTGATTTCTCAAACAGTAAGTTCAAGAAGAGTGCAAGTTTTGCCCATAGTATTTTTGAGAAAGAAGCTGATTTTACAGAAGCTGACTTTGGCACAAAGGACAAGAAAAACAACGCTTCGGATGTGTTGCAATTGGGTAAAGCGAGTTTTCTCAGCAACGTGTCTTTCCACTACTGCAACTTTTATACCAAGGTCTCTTTTGAGAACACTACTTTTAAGGCGCTAGTTGATTTCCATCTATCTACATTCTACGAACCAGAACAGTTCTATTGGACGGACTTCGCTAATAGGGCGGTCTTTTCGAATGTTACTTTTAAGCGAGAGGTTCAATTCTTGTACAACAAGGTAGACAAGGACACCTACATAAGTTTTGAGAGCAGTGCTTTTGAGAAATGTTTAGATATTTCAAGAGCTAACTTCACTTGTAATGTCAATTTCTGGAATATTTCGGTAAAAGGTGAGAAAGAACTATTCAGGAGAGGCTATTTCTCAAAGTATTACGACGATTTTGGCACTCTTGAAGTCAGAGAGGGGGATAAAGCCCTTTCGGTATACCAGAAGATCAGAGAAAGTTACCGCATTATCAAAGATAATTTCTACAAGAACAACGATAAAATCAACGGACTTGCTTTCTACAAGCGCGAAATGCACCTCTATCAAAAGGAATTAGGGGGCAGTGCGCGTGTGAAGGATAGTACTGTTCTATTCCTCAATAGGATTTCAAATAACTTTGGCACTAACTGGCTAAAAGCCGTTGCATTCACCCTCTTATCAGGTATTATTACTTACGGGCTGGTTATCCTTTCTCTGTACGAGAAAATCTCTTGGGATAGTTACGGCTTGAAGGATATTTTTAAGCACTTTTTAGAAATACTCAATATTGCTGAGTGGGAGGTTCATCCTTTTGGGCTGGCACTCGGCGTATGGGGCTACTTAGCCTTGTTCATCGGTAGAATCTTCATTATCTACGGTTATTACCAAACGATACAAGCCTTCAGAAAGTTCGGAAAATCATAA
- a CDS encoding DUF368 domain-containing protein, whose amino-acid sequence MKRNFFDYALITLKGIAMGAADVVPGVSGGTIAFISGIYEELVDSISKINAEAFRLLFKKGLSAFWKHINGAFFFALLLGIGISILSLAKGMKWLLDNQPIMVWSFFFGLMVASVFFLIKEIEHWRIATVLAMVLSGAVAYVITILPPLAGNHGLIFIFFSGALAICAMILPGISGAFILVLLGAYHTVLDALSNWNFTVIEAFAVGAIIGILSFSRTLKWLFAKYRNLTFAGLTGFIIGSLNKVWPWKEVLKWDTDSQGTAIAAWERSVSPSYYSEITGNAPQLLLAFVLAIVGFFVIYAIEKLAMRSANAAN is encoded by the coding sequence ATGAAGAGAAACTTTTTTGATTACGCACTTATTACCTTAAAAGGCATAGCGATGGGTGCAGCGGATGTCGTTCCTGGTGTTTCGGGAGGTACAATCGCATTTATTTCAGGGATTTACGAGGAATTGGTGGATTCTATTAGTAAGATCAACGCGGAGGCGTTCAGGCTCTTGTTCAAGAAGGGGTTGTCTGCCTTTTGGAAGCATATCAACGGGGCGTTCTTCTTTGCGCTGCTGTTGGGTATTGGCATCAGCATACTGTCGCTGGCTAAGGGGATGAAGTGGCTTTTGGACAATCAGCCTATAATGGTGTGGTCGTTCTTCTTTGGGCTAATGGTAGCCAGCGTGTTCTTCCTTATAAAGGAAATTGAGCATTGGCGTATCGCTACTGTGTTGGCGATGGTGCTGTCGGGTGCCGTAGCTTATGTGATCACTATCTTGCCTCCGCTGGCAGGTAACCATGGGCTTATTTTTATCTTTTTTTCGGGGGCTTTAGCTATATGTGCGATGATACTCCCAGGTATTTCTGGGGCTTTTATCTTAGTGCTTTTAGGGGCGTATCACACTGTTTTAGATGCGCTTAGCAATTGGAATTTCACTGTCATAGAGGCATTTGCTGTTGGGGCTATCATCGGTATTCTGAGCTTTTCGCGTACCCTCAAATGGCTGTTTGCTAAGTATCGCAATCTTACTTTTGCAGGACTTACGGGCTTTATCATTGGGTCGCTCAATAAGGTTTGGCCTTGGAAAGAGGTATTGAAATGGGATACAGACTCGCAAGGAACAGCAATAGCGGCTTGGGAACGCAGTGTTTCGCCTTCGTATTACAGTGAAATTACAGGGAATGCACCTCAATTGCTATTGGCTTTTGTGCTGGCAATCGTGGGCTTCTTTGTAATTTATGCGATTGAGAAATTAGCAATGCGCTCTGCCAATGCAGCAAATTAA
- a CDS encoding KdsC family phosphatase: MKEKNYKEYLKEITTFVFDVDGVFTNTQVFVDNEGELFRSMNMKDGFAIKTAVSKGYNICIITGGSNVGVRKRFEGLGVFDIYMLRHQKLDTFLEYQKSKGLRKEQILYMGDDMPDIPPMQHAGLATCPQDAVPEVKAVADYISHRDGGQGAVRDVIEQVLKVRGDWTF; encoded by the coding sequence ATGAAAGAGAAAAATTATAAGGAGTATTTGAAAGAGATTACTACCTTTGTATTTGATGTGGACGGCGTTTTCACCAACACACAAGTATTTGTGGATAATGAGGGCGAATTGTTCAGAAGTATGAATATGAAAGACGGCTTTGCTATCAAAACTGCTGTAAGTAAGGGCTATAACATTTGTATCATTACAGGGGGGAGCAATGTAGGGGTAAGAAAGCGTTTTGAGGGGCTCGGTGTGTTCGATATCTATATGCTGCGCCACCAAAAGCTGGATACCTTTTTGGAGTATCAGAAGAGCAAGGGGCTAAGAAAGGAGCAAATACTCTATATGGGCGACGATATGCCTGATATCCCACCGATGCAGCACGCAGGTTTGGCTACTTGCCCACAAGATGCCGTACCAGAAGTAAAGGCTGTTGCGGATTATATTTCGCATCGTGATGGTGGACAAGGCGCCGTCAGGGATGTGATAGAACAGGTGCTAAAAGTGCGCGGTGACTGGACATTCTAA
- a CDS encoding thioredoxin family protein, with amino-acid sequence MSTTKIIRESLLYAISYQSYRNLIDKYAEEGKSSGPEQTDERIHYTALNEKRYKRLDKTIEIPEDKAEFFKKYRRSRTLLVIVETWCADAAQILPVINKITELNPKLNLKIVFRDDNEPLMNLFLTNGGKAIPVVLFLDLQENVLARWGSRPSTATKMVEDYKAAHGALTPEFKEELQKWYNQDKGLTIINDFIKILEEI; translated from the coding sequence ATGAGTACAACAAAAATTATAAGAGAGAGTTTATTATACGCAATTTCCTACCAAAGTTACCGCAATTTGATTGATAAATACGCCGAAGAGGGTAAGAGTAGCGGTCCTGAGCAAACCGATGAGCGCATTCACTACACAGCACTTAATGAAAAGCGTTACAAGCGCTTGGATAAAACGATTGAAATCCCTGAGGATAAAGCTGAGTTCTTTAAAAAGTACCGTCGGAGTCGTACCCTCTTAGTCATTGTTGAAACTTGGTGTGCCGATGCAGCGCAGATATTGCCTGTAATCAATAAGATAACAGAACTCAACCCCAAGCTCAACTTAAAAATCGTTTTCCGTGATGATAATGAGCCTTTAATGAACCTTTTCTTGACCAATGGCGGAAAGGCAATCCCTGTGGTGCTCTTCCTCGACTTGCAAGAAAATGTACTGGCACGCTGGGGCTCACGACCCTCTACCGCTACTAAGATGGTAGAAGACTACAAAGCAGCACACGGAGCCCTTACCCCTGAGTTTAAAGAAGAACTACAAAAGTGGTACAACCAAGATAAGGGGCTTACTATTATCAACGACTTTATAAAAATATTAGAAGAAATATAA